The following proteins come from a genomic window of Canis aureus isolate CA01 chromosome 3, VMU_Caureus_v.1.0, whole genome shotgun sequence:
- the OSGIN1 gene encoding oxidative stress-induced growth inhibitor 1 isoform X2, giving the protein MGKWTQPSGCWGKMQPAQEAPLLTHAYESGFLAPPPPASSRPVKYPGLSPRTGSSVPAAAAGSAEAPGAPPAPPGQLPAPSSTPATAMSNWRKDHLGTSASEPLPVLIIGNGPSGICLSYLLSGYTPYVRLDAVHPHPLLQRKLAEAPGVSILDQDLDYLSEGLEGRSQSPVALLFDALLRPDTDFGGNMESVLTWKHQKERAIPHMVLGRNLPGGAWHSIEGSMVTLSQGQWMGLPDLQVKEWMCRKRRGLRNSRATAGDIAHYYRDYVTKKGLGHNFVSGAVVTAVEWGTPVSGGSGAPAPSPLFQVSGVLTMEDQSQQPFSLCARNVVLATGTSDSPARLGIPGEALPFVHYELSALEAATRAGTVTPASDPVLIVGAGLSAADAVLYARHYNIPVIHAFRRSVDDPGLVFNQLPKMLYPEYHKVHQMMREQSILSPSPYEGYRSLPEHQLLLLKEDRQAVFRDAQGLQKVFGVALVLVLIGSHPDLSFLPGAGANLAVDPDLPLSAKRNPIDVDPFTYQSTQQEGLYAVGPLAGDNFVRFVQGGALAVASSLLRKEARKPP; this is encoded by the exons ATGGGGAAGTGGACACAGCCAAGCGGCTGCTGGGGAAAGATGCAGCCTGCACAAGAG gcgcccctgctgACTCACGCTTATGAAAGTGGTtttctggccccgcccccgcccgcctcctCCCGGCCCGTGAAATACCCCGGCCTCTCGCCTCGCACCGGCTCCTCGGTCCCCGCGGCGGCGGCCGGCTCGGCGGAGGCTCCCGgagcgccccccgcgccgccag gtCAGCTGCCAGCTCCGAGCTCCACACCAGCCACAGCCATGAGCAACTGGAGGAAGGACCACCTCGGCACCAGCGCCTCGGAGCCCCTCCCTGTCCTCATCATCG GCAATGGCCCCTCGGGCATCTGCCTGTCCTACCTGCTGTCTGGCTACACCCCCTATGTGAGACTGGACGCTGTCCACCCACACCCACTGCTGCAGAGGAAGCTCGCGGAGGCTCCGGGGGTCTCCATCCTAGACCAG GACCTGGATTACCTGTCCGAAGGCCTTGAAGGCCGGTCCCAAAGCCCTGTGGCCCTGCTCTTTGATGCCCTCCTGCGCCCGGACACAGACTTTGGGGGAAACATGGAGTCCGTTCTCACCTGGAAGCACCAGAAGGAGCGAGCCATCCCCCACATGGTCCTAGGCCGGAACCTGCCTGGGGGAGCCTGGCAT TCCATCGAAGGCTCCATGGTGACTCTTAGCCAAGGCCAGTGGATGGGGCTCCCAGACCTGCAGGTCAAGGAGTGGATGTGCAGGAAGCGAAG AGGTCTTCGTAACAGCCGAGCCACGGCTGGGGACATCGCTCACTACTACAGGGACTACGTGACCAAGAAGGGCCTGGGTCACAACTTTGTGTCCGGTGCCGTGGTCACGGCCGTGGAGTGGGGGACACCTGTGTCTGGTGGCTCCGGGGctccggcccccagccccctcttcCAGGTGAGCGGCGTCCTGACCATGGAGGACCAGAGCCAGCAGCCCTTCTCCCTATGTGCCCGCAACGTGGTCCTGGCCACGGGCACGTCCGACAGCCCGGCGCGCCTGGGCATCCCCGGGGAGGCCCTGCCCTTCGTCCACTACGAGCTTTCGGCCCTGGAGGCGGCCACAAGGGCCGGAACGGTGACCCCAGCCTCGGACCCTGTCCTCATCGTCGGCGCTGGGCTGTCGGCCGCCGACGCGGTCCTCTACGCCCGCCACTACAACATCCCCGTGATCCACGCCTTCCGCCGCTCCGTGGATGACCCCGGCCTGGTCTTCAACCAGCTGCCCAAGATGCTGTACCCCGAGTACCACAAGGTGCATCAGATGATGCGGGAGCAGTCCATCCTGTCGCCCAGCCCCTACGAGGGCTACCGCAGCCTCCCCGAGCACCAGCTGCTGCTCCTCAAGGAGGACCGCCAGGCCGTGTTCCGGGACGCCCAGGGCCTCCAGAAGGTCTTTGGCGTTGCCCTGGTGCTGGTGCTCATCGGCTCCCACCCGGACCTGTCCTTCCTCCCCGGGGCCGGCGCCAACCTGGCCGTGGACCCCGACCTACCACTGAGCGCCAAAAGGAACCCCATCGACGTGGACCCTTTTACTTACCAGAGCACCCAGCAGGAGGGCCTGTACGCCgtggggcccctggctggggACAACTTTGTGCGGTTTGTGCAGGGTGGGGCCCTGGCAGTGGCCAGCTCCCTGCTGAGGAAGGAGGCCAGGAAGCCGCCCTAG
- the OSGIN1 gene encoding oxidative stress-induced growth inhibitor 1 isoform X3 yields the protein MSNWRKDHLGTSASEPLPVLIIGNGPSGICLSYLLSGYTPYVRLDAVHPHPLLQRKLAEAPGVSILDQDLDYLSEGLEGRSQSPVALLFDALLRPDTDFGGNMESVLTWKHQKERAIPHMVLGRNLPGGAWHSIEGSMVTLSQGQWMGLPDLQVKEWMCRKRRGLRNSRATAGDIAHYYRDYVTKKGLGHNFVSGAVVTAVEWGTPVSGGSGAPAPSPLFQVSGVLTMEDQSQQPFSLCARNVVLATGTSDSPARLGIPGEALPFVHYELSALEAATRAGTVTPASDPVLIVGAGLSAADAVLYARHYNIPVIHAFRRSVDDPGLVFNQLPKMLYPEYHKVHQMMREQSILSPSPYEGYRSLPEHQLLLLKEDRQAVFRDAQGLQKVFGVALVLVLIGSHPDLSFLPGAGANLAVDPDLPLSAKRNPIDVDPFTYQSTQQEGLYAVGPLAGDNFVRFVQGGALAVASSLLRKEARKPP from the exons ATGAGCAACTGGAGGAAGGACCACCTCGGCACCAGCGCCTCGGAGCCCCTCCCTGTCCTCATCATCG GCAATGGCCCCTCGGGCATCTGCCTGTCCTACCTGCTGTCTGGCTACACCCCCTATGTGAGACTGGACGCTGTCCACCCACACCCACTGCTGCAGAGGAAGCTCGCGGAGGCTCCGGGGGTCTCCATCCTAGACCAG GACCTGGATTACCTGTCCGAAGGCCTTGAAGGCCGGTCCCAAAGCCCTGTGGCCCTGCTCTTTGATGCCCTCCTGCGCCCGGACACAGACTTTGGGGGAAACATGGAGTCCGTTCTCACCTGGAAGCACCAGAAGGAGCGAGCCATCCCCCACATGGTCCTAGGCCGGAACCTGCCTGGGGGAGCCTGGCAT TCCATCGAAGGCTCCATGGTGACTCTTAGCCAAGGCCAGTGGATGGGGCTCCCAGACCTGCAGGTCAAGGAGTGGATGTGCAGGAAGCGAAG AGGTCTTCGTAACAGCCGAGCCACGGCTGGGGACATCGCTCACTACTACAGGGACTACGTGACCAAGAAGGGCCTGGGTCACAACTTTGTGTCCGGTGCCGTGGTCACGGCCGTGGAGTGGGGGACACCTGTGTCTGGTGGCTCCGGGGctccggcccccagccccctcttcCAGGTGAGCGGCGTCCTGACCATGGAGGACCAGAGCCAGCAGCCCTTCTCCCTATGTGCCCGCAACGTGGTCCTGGCCACGGGCACGTCCGACAGCCCGGCGCGCCTGGGCATCCCCGGGGAGGCCCTGCCCTTCGTCCACTACGAGCTTTCGGCCCTGGAGGCGGCCACAAGGGCCGGAACGGTGACCCCAGCCTCGGACCCTGTCCTCATCGTCGGCGCTGGGCTGTCGGCCGCCGACGCGGTCCTCTACGCCCGCCACTACAACATCCCCGTGATCCACGCCTTCCGCCGCTCCGTGGATGACCCCGGCCTGGTCTTCAACCAGCTGCCCAAGATGCTGTACCCCGAGTACCACAAGGTGCATCAGATGATGCGGGAGCAGTCCATCCTGTCGCCCAGCCCCTACGAGGGCTACCGCAGCCTCCCCGAGCACCAGCTGCTGCTCCTCAAGGAGGACCGCCAGGCCGTGTTCCGGGACGCCCAGGGCCTCCAGAAGGTCTTTGGCGTTGCCCTGGTGCTGGTGCTCATCGGCTCCCACCCGGACCTGTCCTTCCTCCCCGGGGCCGGCGCCAACCTGGCCGTGGACCCCGACCTACCACTGAGCGCCAAAAGGAACCCCATCGACGTGGACCCTTTTACTTACCAGAGCACCCAGCAGGAGGGCCTGTACGCCgtggggcccctggctggggACAACTTTGTGCGGTTTGTGCAGGGTGGGGCCCTGGCAGTGGCCAGCTCCCTGCTGAGGAAGGAGGCCAGGAAGCCGCCCTAG